A region of Syntrophorhabdaceae bacterium DNA encodes the following proteins:
- a CDS encoding uroporphyrinogen decarboxylase family protein has protein sequence MFMRPDVMSNKERIDALLKGKPIDRVPLFPFIPGFCARNVGYPIATMYSDAGKSFDAQQKTMEQYGFDWGPLYGYASYGTWEFGGTIKMPAGDYEQAPAHVTFPVQSEADVSGLQLPDVKKAGCLPTAMAFSRLQDKSDTPISIICGGNFTIAGNICSVETLCRWMLKKPDLVHELLRLATDHIVDVVRYWAETFGAERVIPQMWEPSAANYILSPKQFERFVLPYLQESSEKILAMGVKHILYHICGEQNANLPYWAQVPMGDPGLASLGEEIDADTAIKHFGDTCVIIGNIDGKVILEGTPESLYRLCTETITKLKHAPRGYMMCSGCEIPPNSPPHNVYVMRKAINDAGWYE, from the coding sequence ATGTTCATGAGGCCGGATGTAATGAGCAACAAGGAACGCATTGACGCACTCTTGAAAGGCAAACCGATTGACCGGGTCCCCCTTTTCCCTTTTATCCCCGGTTTCTGTGCGAGGAATGTGGGTTATCCCATAGCCACGATGTATTCCGATGCCGGGAAAAGTTTTGACGCGCAACAGAAAACCATGGAGCAGTACGGATTTGATTGGGGTCCTCTTTACGGATATGCTTCTTATGGGACATGGGAGTTTGGGGGCACCATAAAGATGCCCGCCGGGGATTACGAGCAGGCGCCGGCCCACGTGACCTTTCCGGTACAGTCGGAGGCGGATGTGTCCGGTCTTCAACTGCCGGACGTGAAAAAGGCGGGTTGCCTCCCCACGGCCATGGCGTTCTCTCGCTTGCAGGATAAATCCGACACGCCGATCTCCATCATATGCGGAGGTAATTTTACCATTGCAGGAAACATCTGCTCAGTGGAGACGCTCTGCCGGTGGATGCTGAAAAAGCCTGATCTTGTTCACGAGCTTCTCCGTTTGGCCACGGATCACATAGTGGATGTGGTGCGTTACTGGGCAGAGACCTTTGGCGCTGAACGGGTTATCCCGCAGATGTGGGAACCGTCGGCTGCGAATTATATATTATCCCCGAAGCAATTTGAGCGGTTTGTGCTGCCGTACTTACAGGAATCGAGCGAAAAGATACTGGCGATGGGGGTCAAACACATTCTGTACCACATCTGCGGTGAACAGAACGCAAACCTTCCTTACTGGGCCCAGGTCCCCATGGGGGATCCTGGATTAGCCAGCCTTGGCGAAGAGATCGACGCCGACACGGCTATCAAGCATTTCGGAGACACGTGTGTTATCATCGGCAATATAGACGGGAAGGTCATCCTGGAAGGAACACCTGAGTCCCTTTACCGGCTTTGCACGGAAACGATCACGAAATTGAAGCACGCACCGCGCGGCTACATGATGTGCTCCGGCTGTGAAATTCCGCCCAATAGTCCTCCCCATAACGTATATGTCATGAGAAAAGCCATAAATGATGCGGGTTGGTACGAATAA